In Paenibacillus xylanilyticus, the genomic window AGTTTGCTGAGCTGCTCTCCGTGATGACTCACTTCTACCCGTTTGTTCTCCAATTCGGTCCAGCGAACGTGACGCTGCTGAACATCTTCCAGATCCCGTTCTGCACGCGCCTTGGCACTTAGTGCAGCTTCATCCTCGGCCCGTCGTAACTTCAGACGTTCTGTGCAGGCTAGCCACTGCTCTTCGGACACTTCTGCACCACCCAGCTTTTGCTCCAGTTCACGCAGCTGGGAAACCAGCTCTCGTTCCCTTTCACGATGATGCTGAATCTCTGCTGCCAGTCGCTCAGCCTTGTCTGCAGGAATCGCTGCCTCCAGAACGGCTTGTTCAGAGTCAAATGGAGATTGATCAAGCAATTGCTGCCAGCGTGCCTGCGCCTGCTCCAAATGCTCCGATGCTGAAGTTAGGGCCTGTCTGGCCATGACGTCTTTCTTGGCAGACTCCTGTTTCAGGTTGTCCGCTTCCTTGAATCGTCTGGCCGAGTCGGCTGCTGCTTTTCGCAGCCCATCCAGCTGTGACTGCGTGACAGCGATGAGCTCTTCTACACGTTGCTCGCCCACCCACTGGCGCAATCGTTCTTCCTTCTCGGCCAGCTGTTTACGGTTTCCCTGCCACTCGGTTTGCCACTGGATCAGCTGTTTTTCCAATTCAACCAGCTTTTGTTGGAGGGACTGTACGGACTGTTCCTTTTCTTCCAAAAACGTGACACTCTTGTTCAGCCGTTCCTTGATGTCTTCGGCACGTGCATCGCGTTCCTGCATCGCCTGATGAAGGGCGACAGCCTCCTCTGGGGCGATGCCAGGCAGTTCTGAGGCCCAGCGGCCTTGCAATGCAGCCGCTGCTGCCTCGCTCTCGGCCAGCTTGCGCTCCGCCTGGACGAGACCGGCACGGCCAGCCTCCTGCGCGGCTGCCGTCTCCATGCGGTGCTGCTGCGCACCCACAGCCGCCTGCTGCAGCGCGGCGGCTTGCGCCTGCACTTGCGTCGCGGCGTCAGCCAGCGCACGCGCGGTCTCGCGCAGCGCAGCGGCACGCGTCGCCCAGTCCGCAGGTGAGTGCCCGTGTGCGGGCGAACCTGCGGGCTCTTGCTCCGCTGCCGCAGGCGCGGCCTCGGCTGCGGCCGGTGCTTCGCCGGCCGCGGCGCCAAGCTGCGTCAGCAGGCTGCGACGTTCATGCAGCTGCTGGCGCAGCCCGAAGCGCAGCTCCTGCAGCTCTGCCTGCAGGCTGCGCAGCAGTTCCAGGTCCGCATCGCCTGCGTGCGGACCTTCTCCCGGCGGCGCAGCCGGGAGCGGGTGGTGTGCGGAGCCGCACACCGGGCATGGCTCGCCATCGCGCAGCTCGGCGCGCAAGGCGGAGGAGAGCCGGTGCAGCTCCTGCTCGCGCATCGAGCCGCGCAGCTGCTCCTCCGCCCCGGCCAGCAGGCTTTGTTCACGGCCGATGCCCTGCTCACAGGCAAGCATGGCCTCCAAACCCGCCAACGCCTGTTCAATCAGCAGCTTCCGCTGTTCTTCCAGGCGTTCCTCTTCGCCTATTGCCGCCTGAAGTTTGCTTTCTGCCAAATTGGAAGACTGCTTGTACGTCTCCATCTCGGCCTGATTTTGACGCAGCTGTTCTGCTGCCGTATCCAGTCGATGTCGAAGCTCCAGCGCAGCTTGTAGTTGTCTCCGCTCCTCTGACTTGACTTCATTTGGCTTCAGACTTTCCTGCAATTCTTCCCGCCGTTTTCGTCCACGCTGCTGCAGTTCCTTTTCCTTCTCCAGCTGCTGGCCATGAACTTCCTGCTCCGCCTGTCCTTTCTCCAGAAGCTGCTTCAAACGTGCGCTGTCCTCCTGAAGACTGTCTCGTTCCCGCTGCAGCTCTTTGGCCTGTTCCAACTGCTCCAGCCGAAGCAGCAGCTTGGGTTCGCCCTCAGCCAGCTGTACACGTGCCGTTTCGGCCTTTTCTGCTTCAAGCACGGATAATCGTTCGTGTTCCACGGCTTGTTCATGTGCAGCTAAGGCTGCAGTTTGTCGAAGCTTCTGCTGGGTAACTGCATCCCGCATCGTCTGAAGTGCGGGCAATATGGCATCTGCTGAGCTCGACTGTTTCAAGCGCTGCTCCCCGGTTTCGATTTGCGGTTCGAGAGCTTTGAGCTTATGTTGTTCATCCAGACGCATCTGGCGTTCATGACTTAATTCACGTATTTTACCCAGCTGTTCCGCTTCCTTCGCAGCCTCATCCAGTGTCTGACGGGAGAGCTCCGCATGCTTCACGGCCTCCTGCAGAAGACGTTTGGTTTCTTCCAGCGTTTCTTGACTTGCATTGCCAAGGCCCTGCTGCTCTGCCAAGAGCGCTTGATGAACCATATCGTTATCCTTCACGCGCCGGCTGAGCTTAATGGCCAGCTGATCCCCGTACTTTTCCAAATGGAACAGCCGCTGCAGCATTTGGCGTCGTTCACTGCCTTTCAGCGATAGAAACTCAGCGAATTTCCCTTGAGGAAGCACTACGGCCCGCGTAAAATCATCCATTTTGAGCCCGATCACTTCTTCCACACAGCGGTTCACATCGGCTAGCTTGTCAGCGAGCACCTGTTCCTCCCCGTTTACGGTCTCAATAAATTTGCTGATCGTATTGCTTACCGATATTTCGTTATTCCGCTTAAAACGCCGTTCCACCCGAAATCTTCGCGCTCCTTCAGCTGACGACAGTTCGAAGGTAAAGGCGACTGCGAGGGCATCCTCAGCATGATTCATAATCCCCTGAGTTCCGTTAACCGCCCGCTCCACCTTTCCGTACATGGCAAGAGTAATGGCATCCAGCAGCGAAGACTTTCCGCTGCCCGTTGGACCGAAGATACCGAATAATCCGGTTTCGGTCAGTACCGTAAAATCAATCTCCTGAGCTTCACGATAACTTTGCAATCCGGCCACTTTTAATAAAATCGGCTTCATCTTCCTTCGACCTCCTCACGCACGCCTGGCTCGTCCTCATCCACCAGCTCAAGGAACAACTGTACCAAACTGTCCTCCGGCTGTGCCCCGCCCGTCTGACGCTGGTAGAACTTGCGGAACAATTCATGCACAGGCAGCTCGGAACGCTGCTCCAGCAATCCGGCAGCAGCCATCTCCGGATACACCGGACGAATATGAATAATGCCATCATGTGACTTGCGCAGCTGCTGGATCTCTTTGAGTGACATGGCATCGTCCAGCCATACTTCCATATCAATGAATGCTTGGGCGTCTCTTCCCTCTTCCAACCAGCGATACACCTCGGCCAGACCTCCGCGTGCCTTCCAGCGCACAAGTGGACGTCCACAGGATAACAGCACTTCTTCTATCTTCGGAGTTCCGCCTGGCGCCAAATCGACCATCGTTACGGATTTGCTCTGTCCCGCTTCCGAGAAGCTGTAGGCCAGCGGTGATCCGCTGTACCGGATCACGCCGTCCCCCTTCACAGCCTGAGCGCGATGTAGGTGTCCGAGTGCTGTATATTGGGCACCGATCGAGAGTGAGGATGGATCTACGGTATAAGCCCCGCCCACCTGTATTGGGCGCTCCGAATCGCTTTCAACCCCGCCCAGCACATAAATGTGACTCATCGCCAAATTCACCGTATCCGGACCAAATGAGTTAGCCAGACGCTGCATGAGCATGCCAACCCGGCGGCTATAAGCTTGACGAAGCACGTTTTCATCACCATCCGTAGCGAGAACTTCATTGAGCCTTGCCTCTGAAGGATAGGGCAGAGCAGCAATCTTGGCAGTCTCGCCTGTTCTAGTCGCATGAATAGTCACCGCTTCCGCCGTCGGCATACCCACAAGTGTAATCCCCTGTCTATTTACAAGTGGTGTCACAGAGGCTACTCGTTCCGGCTGATCATGGTTACCTGCAATGACTACTAGTGGTCTTCCCCGCTCCGTAAGCCTGGCCGCCGCCTCGTAAAACAGCTGCTCTGCCGAAGCAGGAGGATTGACCGAGTCATATACGTCACCAGCCATCAACACGGCATCAGCCTGCTGCTCATCTGCCAGTCTAACAAGTTCATCGACGAAATCCTCCTGCTCACGCAGCCTGCTTCTTCCTTCCAACGTTTTTCCCAAATGCCAATCCCCGGTGTGTAAAATACGCATATTCCGTTCATCCCCTCTCCCTACAAAAACATAATCATAAGAGCGCCTAGACCCAATATTGGCCTCTCATTCCTGAATGGCACTAGCCAATGCGGAAACAAAGGGGACAACATCGTTTCCAAGAAACCGATTCGTCCCCTTCGTGACTTTCATCGTTCATCGCAAGCACATATAGCGAATGTATCTTCCGTTTCCAAGCTGCTCCTTTAAAGTTCTACAGCATGTCCACCATCAAAGAAGTACAGCCACTTCCGATCTACCTTGCGTCCCAAAATATCTTCAATCGCCCGGCCATACAGCTCCAGCTGAAAACGATAGTTTCTGGTCAATTCGTTTAATCCTCCGCGATGTTCCAGTACCCGGTCGGTTTTGTAATCCAGCAGCGTAAGCTCACCGTCCACCTCGTAGAGGCAATCAATGATCCCCTGCACAAGTACGGTTTCATTCTCGAGCGAGGCCTGTAGTCCGCCGTCTTCATCCAGGGATTGCATTCCCGCATTCGATGACAGATGCTGCATCCAATCGGCGGGAGAATGCTCTGCTGGAAGTCCATAGATAAAAGGAATCTCCCGTTTTACCCAGTCAGCACGCAGCAGCTCGGTGCCTGGTTCCGTCTGAAAGAATTGAGCCAAATGTTCAGGTTCAATCACTTCGGCCTGATGAGGCAGCAAAATCTGAAGTGTAGTCAGTCTTGCAAGCGTCTGTTCTACAATCGCGGCATCCACTTTCGTTCCATCCAATGGTAAATGCTGCATCAGCGTATGATAAACGGTCCCCCGCTCTGCCCCCGTCAACTGCTTTTCTTCCATAAACTTCGGGCGACGCAAATGTAATTTGAAGGAATGCTCATTCGAGCCATCCGCCCGACCATGATGAGTCTCACTGACCTTATGTTCGGACGGCGGGATTTCGAGAACCTCCGAATCCTCCATTTGTCTCTCCAGCTCCTCCATCACTTGGAGAGGTTGATGGTCCTGTATGGCAAGCATTGTCTTTAACTCTGAGACGGA contains:
- a CDS encoding AAA family ATPase codes for the protein MKPILLKVAGLQSYREAQEIDFTVLTETGLFGIFGPTGSGKSSLLDAITLAMYGKVERAVNGTQGIMNHAEDALAVAFTFELSSAEGARRFRVERRFKRNNEISVSNTISKFIETVNGEEQVLADKLADVNRCVEEVIGLKMDDFTRAVVLPQGKFAEFLSLKGSERRQMLQRLFHLEKYGDQLAIKLSRRVKDNDMVHQALLAEQQGLGNASQETLEETKRLLQEAVKHAELSRQTLDEAAKEAEQLGKIRELSHERQMRLDEQHKLKALEPQIETGEQRLKQSSSADAILPALQTMRDAVTQQKLRQTAALAAHEQAVEHERLSVLEAEKAETARVQLAEGEPKLLLRLEQLEQAKELQRERDSLQEDSARLKQLLEKGQAEQEVHGQQLEKEKELQQRGRKRREELQESLKPNEVKSEERRQLQAALELRHRLDTAAEQLRQNQAEMETYKQSSNLAESKLQAAIGEEERLEEQRKLLIEQALAGLEAMLACEQGIGREQSLLAGAEEQLRGSMREQELHRLSSALRAELRDGEPCPVCGSAHHPLPAAPPGEGPHAGDADLELLRSLQAELQELRFGLRQQLHERRSLLTQLGAAAGEAPAAAEAAPAAAEQEPAGSPAHGHSPADWATRAAALRETARALADAATQVQAQAAALQQAAVGAQQHRMETAAAQEAGRAGLVQAERKLAESEAAAAALQGRWASELPGIAPEEAVALHQAMQERDARAEDIKERLNKSVTFLEEKEQSVQSLQQKLVELEKQLIQWQTEWQGNRKQLAEKEERLRQWVGEQRVEELIAVTQSQLDGLRKAAADSARRFKEADNLKQESAKKDVMARQALTSASEHLEQAQARWQQLLDQSPFDSEQAVLEAAIPADKAERLAAEIQHHRERERELVSQLRELEQKLGGAEVSEEQWLACTERLKLRRAEDEAALSAKARAERDLEDVQQRHVRWTELENKRVEVSHHGEQLSKLQAAFRGNAFVEYIAEEQLMQVSQAASQRLRFLTKQRYSLEVDSGGGFVICDDANGGVKRPVSTLSGGETFLTSLSLALALSAQIQLRGQYPLQFFFLDEGFGTLDPDLLDTVITSLEKLHDDRLAVGVISHVPELRARLPRKLVVIPASEAGGGSRVVLESL
- a CDS encoding exonuclease SbcCD subunit D translates to MRILHTGDWHLGKTLEGRSRLREQEDFVDELVRLADEQQADAVLMAGDVYDSVNPPASAEQLFYEAAARLTERGRPLVVIAGNHDQPERVASVTPLVNRQGITLVGMPTAEAVTIHATRTGETAKIAALPYPSEARLNEVLATDGDENVLRQAYSRRVGMLMQRLANSFGPDTVNLAMSHIYVLGGVESDSERPIQVGGAYTVDPSSLSIGAQYTALGHLHRAQAVKGDGVIRYSGSPLAYSFSEAGQSKSVTMVDLAPGGTPKIEEVLLSCGRPLVRWKARGGLAEVYRWLEEGRDAQAFIDMEVWLDDAMSLKEIQQLRKSHDGIIHIRPVYPEMAAAGLLEQRSELPVHELFRKFYQRQTGGAQPEDSLVQLFLELVDEDEPGVREEVEGR